Genomic window (Cenarchaeum symbiont of Oopsacas minuta):
ATAAAATGTGGAACATTATTTTTATTTATTTTTAAAATATCTTCATACAATCGCATACATTGTTTTTTACCCCAATTGTATCTGCGTTGATATATTGGTACCGTATATTGAAAATTATTGCCTAAAAGTTTCCATACTTCTAATTGCACCGCCTCCATTATATAGTATAATCAATATGTCAGTAATAAATAAGTGATGTGGACTTTTTTAGGTATGAGGTCACGTCTCTGCCTATAATTATCAAGAAAGTTTTAACCATATGTGCCTAAGAGATCAAAGAATTCAGATGGTTGTTTAAATGACAAATCCAAAAGAAAGCCTCAAAATGCAAACAAAAACACTAGGGCTGTTGGGAGCAAGTCCATGTTTGTTGGAGTTGACGCGCATAAGAAATTTCTCCAGATAGCAATGGTTGACAACAAAGGCAAAGTAATCTTAAACGTGCGAGTTGAAAACCGACATGTAGACATTAGAAAATTTTTCCAAACAAGTATACCAAAGATCGTGATGGAATCATCGTCTGTTTGGCATGGATTATTTCGATACATGACAGACAGACTGGATCTTGATGTTGTTCTCTCAAATCCATACCAAACAAAAGCTATTGCAGCATCCACTAAAAAAACAGACAAGGTTGATGCACAAATCCTAGCAGACTTGTTGCGTGGAGGATATATCAAATGTGCCAAACAAAAAGACAGTTGAGCAAAGGCAACTGGTCTGGTACAGACACAAGCTAGTTCAAGCAAGAACATCTATGATACATGGAATATTGCTCCAAAAAGGAATAAAGATTCCTGGACGTACATTTTCCTACAAATATGTCGAAAGCCTCAAGGCCATAAAAG
Coding sequences:
- a CDS encoding Transposase; the encoded protein is MPKRSKNSDGCLNDKSKRKPQNANKNTRAVGSKSMFVGVDAHKKFLQIAMVDNKGKVILNVRVENRHVDIRKFFQTSIPKIVMESSSVWHGLFRYMTDRLDLDVVLSNPYQTKAIAASTKKTDKVDAQILADLLRGGYIKCAKQKDS